In Streptomyces sp. NBC_00341, the DNA window CTTACCGTCTCCTCGGCCTCCTGCGCGTCGCCGCGGTGGGTGACGATGACGCGCAGCCCGTGCCGGGCCAGCGCCTGGGCCGTGGCCCGGCCCAGCCCGCGATTGCCGCCGGTCACCAATGCGATCCTGCCTGACTCCATGAGTGCTTCTCCTTGCGGGAACGGAACGGAACGACGCCGGCGGGGAGGGTTCCCGCCGACCAGATGCGAGTCATCCGACTCGCCTCCTTGTCCACGTAAGCATCTGCATAGTGGCGAGTCAAGTGACTCGCCTCGTGATGGGGCATACTGGGCCCATGACCGCAGGACTCTCCGCGCACCATCAACGACTCGCTCAGCGCAAGCGCGAGGCGATCACCGCAGCGGCCACGAAGCTGTTCCTGGAGCGGGGCTACGACGGGACCTCACTGGCGAAGATCGCGCAGGAAGCGGTCGTCTCGAAGTCCACGCTGTTCAAGCAGTTCCCCACCAAGGCCGCGCTCTTCGAGGCCATCGTCACCGAGTACTGGAAGGGCGGGCCGGACCCGGCGGCGCCCGCGACGCAGCCCGGGGACCTGCGCGCCGGCCTGAGCGCGATCGGCCGCCAGTACGCCGAGCTGATCGGCCGGCCCGCGATGGCGGCCCTCTTCCGGATCGTCATCGCCGAACTGCCGCGCTTCCCGGAATTGGGACGGGCTCAGTTCGAGCTGGGCAAGCTGCCCTACTTCATCTCCGTCCAGCACTACCTGGACGCCGAGCACGCCGCGGGCACCGCGGTGGTGCCCGACGCGGAGAGCGCCACCAACCAGTTCCTCGGAATGATCGCCAACTACGTCCTGTGGCCGCGGATGCTGCTCGCCGACTGGAGCCCCGCACCTGCCGACGTCGACCGCGCCGTCGAGGAGGCGGTCACGACGATGCTCGCCCGCTACGCCCGCGGCGCCGGCGACCCGCAGCACTCCTGAGGGCTCCGACGCCGCCGCGGGACACCGTGGCGCGGGCCAGGAGCGTGGGTCAGTCATGGCTTAGCTGGAGCGCGGGGTCTGGCTGCTGGTCATGAATCCGGCCATGACCAGCTGTATGACCGCTGAGCCCGTCATCCTTGACGCCGAGGAGCTGGCATCCGATCCGGAGCTGGAGGCCCGGTTCACGGAGTCGGCCCACCGGATCCCGGCGGTCCTGGTCGGGGGAGGTGCCGCGCTGGGCTGGATCGAACCTCCCTCGCGGGAGGACGTGGTAGAGCCTCTCGGCCACGTCGTCTCCGCGGTGCGGGCCGGGGATGCGGCCCTGCGTGCCGCTTACCTCGACCGTCGGCCCCTCACCGATCCTGGCGGACTGCACCGCACAGCGCGGCTGCCCACCCTTCACGGGGATTCGCGGACGAGGCCGCGCCGGTCCGCCGGGTCTGTGACGTGGCCGCGCTGCTGTGAGCCGCGGAGGTTTCCGCGGCTCACGGCAGGGACGTCTCCTGGGCCCGTCCGGTTACCGGCGGGCGGAGCCGGCTGCGGTGTGCAGCCTTGCGTCGGCCCAGTCCGCGTGGTCCGAGTCGTTGCCGTCGCCGCCGTCCGTCACGCGCAGGGTCAGCTGCTGCACGCCGGTGACGTCGATGTCGAAGGCATGGGCGGCGTCATTCGGGCCCATGGTCCCGCTCGTGCCCAGTGCCTTCCCGTCGCCGATGACTTCGAAGACGACGGAACCCTTGTCCGACTTCTCCTCGTCGATGCCGGCGTCGGCGCTGAAACGGTCATAGGCACCGCCCAGGTCGACCGTCACCTCGGAGGGCGCGTGTGTGCCGAGCCCCTTGTCGTAGGTCCGGTCGCCGATACGCAGCGGGCCCCCGTCACCCTCGGCCGACTCGCCGTTGGACGTGTCCCGCTCGACCGGTCCCCAGCCGTTGCTCTCCGCCGAGAAGGGGAGATCGCTGACGTAGTCGATGCCGGGCGGTGACACGAAGACACGGGCCTGCCTCCGCAGGCTCAGTTTCGGGGCTGTCGCCCCCGCGGCCGGGTCCCGATAGGTGACGGTGACCGGAATTTCCGTCCAGCCGTAGGCGGGCTGCTTCGGCACAGTGATCCGCCAGCCCGCGGTCAGCGGCTGACCGGTGGCCAGCTCGGCGGCGGTCGCCCCCGGCCCCTCGACGCTCCAGCCCTCCGGGGCCTTCGCGCCCAGGGTGACATCGGTGACCGGACCGGACTCGTCGATCGCGAAGCTGCCGTCGAGCTTCACCTCCGTGCCCGGATCCGCCACGGTCTGCTGGGGGTCCACCGTCAGCGTGCCCGAGGGGACATGGCGTACGGGCTCGTCGCAACTGGCCCGGCCGGGCACAGCACGGCAGGCGATCGCGACGAATCCACCGTTCTCGGCACCCGGTACCTTCAGGGTGTCGTGGCGCGTGAGCAGTCGGCTCTCCCGGACCAGACCGTCCGAGCCGTCGCGGACCAGATCGACGCGCCACTTCCCGCCGCTCAGGAAGTCCAGCGGCACCTGGTGGGTGCGAGCCGAGCCTGCGGCCATCTCACCCAGGAACCATCGGGCGCCACTGCGTCGTGCGAAGCCGGCGCTCCGACCGGGCGCGCTGCCCTTGAGCAGCTTCGTCTCGTCCCAGACCGTCGGTACCTGCTCCAGGAAGCGGGCCAGTTCAGGACGGGCCCGGTACTCCTCGATGCTGCCCGCGAAGTTCTGCAGACCCGACTCGAATATGACGGACAGGGCCAGTTCCGCCGCATCGGATGTGTTGCGCTGACCGAACTGGAAACCCATCGGGGTGAAGTCCATCGACCCGACGACGTTACGGGTGAACGGCAGCGTCGCGATGTTGTCGGCCCGGACGTTGCCCTGCTCGGCGCCGTGCACCGCCTCCATCGACATCACCTGCGGCCAGGTGCGCTGGATGCCGTTCGGGATCGTGGAGCCGTGGAAGTCGACGACGAGTTCGCGCTCGGCCGTTGCCTTGAGTATTTCGTCGTACCACTGATAACGCTCACGGGTGTCGGAGTCCATGAAGTCGATCTTGAGTCCCGCGGCGCCCCATTTCTTGACCTTGTCCAGCTGGGCGTCACGCTCGGCGGCGGTGTCGAGGTCCGTCCAGGCCATCCACAGCAGGATCTTCACTCCGCGCCGTTTCGCGTAGTCCATGAGCTGCGGCATCCAGTCCGTGGTCTTCCAGCCGTCGTCGACGAGGGCGTACTGCCACCCGTGCGCCGCGGCGTAGTCCACGAACTTCTCCTGCGTCTCAAGGCTGCGCTGGGCCTCGCTGAACCCGGCCAGCCATGACCAGGCGACCTTCCCGGGTTTGATCCAGGAGGTGTCGCGGATCCGGGACGGCGGCGCCAGGTCGTCGATGAGGGTGGACTCGGTGACGGTCGCGAGATCGCCGATTACGGCGGTGCGCCACGGGGTGGCGAGCGGCCCGTCCGAGTGGACGTCCTTGTCGGCCAGGGCCACCTCGTAGCGTCCGCTGCCCTGTTCGTGTACGAGACGGCTGCCGGAGTACCGGCCGTCGAGGTCCGATTCGGCGAGCAGGACGTTCTCGGCGCCCACCTGGAAGAGTGCCGGGTAGCCGTACTCGCCGCTGCCCGCGGAGGCCGCCGTGGTCCGGTCGTAAGGCTGCTCGTGAGGGGCGGCGTAGGAGCTGAGCCAGGCCGGCGAGGAGGCCGGGAGCCGGAAGGCGGAGGCCTCGTGCTCGATGGTCACGCCGTCCTTGCCGGGCAGCACATAGCGGTATGCCACGCCGTCGTCGGAGGCCCGGACCACCAGGTCGAGGCGTGCACCGTCCTTCCCCTCGAATGCGAACCGCGACTCGTTCATGTGGACGGACCGCCGGAGCTGCTTGCCGACGGTCGTCGTGTACGTCTCGTTGACGGCCCGGCTGTCACGGTGCAGCAGGCGCAGTCCCGAGGTCAGATCCGCCCGCTCGGTGACCACACCGACGGGCGCGGGTTCCAGGACCGTCCGTCCGTGTTGCCGGACGGAGAAGTCGAGCGAGCCGTCGGCCCGGTCGAGGGTGACGACCGCGGTGGGCCCGCCGCGCTGCACGGTCCATGACGTGGCCGCGCGGCCGGAATGCGCGCTGACAACGTTGTCGGGGTGCGCGCTCGCCGGATTGGCCGAACCCAGGGCCAGTGCGGCGCTGACCGCCGCGGCCATCAGGGCCATGGGGCCGGCACGTAGGTTTCGCCGTCTCATTCGGTCCTCCGTATCGAAATCGACCAACTATCAACAGCACCGGACGACTTCGCACAGTGCTGGTGCTTGCTTACCGTCGGAGCGATGTCTGTAAACAGGCTGCGTCGGAATGGTTTCGTCGCATACAGCTGTGCAGGAGGGATTGAAACGTTCAATGGCGTCAGGCGTGGCTCGGTGAGGTTGCGTGCCGAGGGGTAGCGCAGATGAATTGCTTCCAGCGCATTGCCTGAATCGAAGCAACTGACTTAGCCTGTCGCACAGTTTGAATCGAATCAACGACATCGACGACGTCATCGTCTCCGTGAGCTGCCCGGCGTTCGACGCCGGTGGAGGAGCACGGCGAGCACTGGTCAGCCGGCCGGCCGGCCGGTCTCCCGCCGAGCGCGTGATGTGCGGACCGGGACACTTCGCCCGTCCACTGATGTCGCATCAGGTCCCGTGATGAGTGCAGAGACAACCGCCGGTACCTCGCCTGCATGGCCGAGACGGGTGGCCGTTCCATCTCTCAGTCAGGAAGCACCCTATGGTCACTCGTAGAACGTTCCTGTCCGGCTCGGCGGCAGCGGCGGTGGTCGGCGTCGCTTCGGAGCCCGCTGCCGCTTCGGAGCCCTCCGCCGCGGCTCGAACACCGGCCGATGCCCCGGCGCTGCGTCCGATCGATCGGCAATCCGTCGTGGCCCGCCATCGAGTCGTGCGCGGGAAACTCGACACGCAGAGCCCGCTGCAGGTCGGCAACGGCGGGTTCGCATTCGGTGTCGACATCACCGGGCTGCAGACGTTCGTCCCCTTCAACACCATGTCCGACTGGGGCTGGCACAGCTTCCCGCTGCCGCCCGGCCAGGAGCCGTCGGACTTCCGCGGCCAGACCTGGGACACGCACGGCCGCCCTGTCGACTACCCCATCCCGAATCCGGACCAGCCCGACCTGTCGTCGTGGCTCTACGCCAACCCGGCTCGCATCAACCTCGGACGTATCGGTCTGGAGCTGGCCATGCCCGACGGCCGCGCCGCCGGCGTCGGCGACCTCACGGGAATCCACCAGG includes these proteins:
- a CDS encoding TetR/AcrR family transcriptional regulator — translated: MTAGLSAHHQRLAQRKREAITAAATKLFLERGYDGTSLAKIAQEAVVSKSTLFKQFPTKAALFEAIVTEYWKGGPDPAAPATQPGDLRAGLSAIGRQYAELIGRPAMAALFRIVIAELPRFPELGRAQFELGKLPYFISVQHYLDAEHAAGTAVVPDAESATNQFLGMIANYVLWPRMLLADWSPAPADVDRAVEEAVTTMLARYARGAGDPQHS
- a CDS encoding glycoside hydrolase family 97 catalytic domain-containing protein, giving the protein MRRRNLRAGPMALMAAAVSAALALGSANPASAHPDNVVSAHSGRAATSWTVQRGGPTAVVTLDRADGSLDFSVRQHGRTVLEPAPVGVVTERADLTSGLRLLHRDSRAVNETYTTTVGKQLRRSVHMNESRFAFEGKDGARLDLVVRASDDGVAYRYVLPGKDGVTIEHEASAFRLPASSPAWLSSYAAPHEQPYDRTTAASAGSGEYGYPALFQVGAENVLLAESDLDGRYSGSRLVHEQGSGRYEVALADKDVHSDGPLATPWRTAVIGDLATVTESTLIDDLAPPSRIRDTSWIKPGKVAWSWLAGFSEAQRSLETQEKFVDYAAAHGWQYALVDDGWKTTDWMPQLMDYAKRRGVKILLWMAWTDLDTAAERDAQLDKVKKWGAAGLKIDFMDSDTRERYQWYDEILKATAERELVVDFHGSTIPNGIQRTWPQVMSMEAVHGAEQGNVRADNIATLPFTRNVVGSMDFTPMGFQFGQRNTSDAAELALSVIFESGLQNFAGSIEEYRARPELARFLEQVPTVWDETKLLKGSAPGRSAGFARRSGARWFLGEMAAGSARTHQVPLDFLSGGKWRVDLVRDGSDGLVRESRLLTRHDTLKVPGAENGGFVAIACRAVPGRASCDEPVRHVPSGTLTVDPQQTVADPGTEVKLDGSFAIDESGPVTDVTLGAKAPEGWSVEGPGATAAELATGQPLTAGWRITVPKQPAYGWTEIPVTVTYRDPAAGATAPKLSLRRQARVFVSPPGIDYVSDLPFSAESNGWGPVERDTSNGESAEGDGGPLRIGDRTYDKGLGTHAPSEVTVDLGGAYDRFSADAGIDEEKSDKGSVVFEVIGDGKALGTSGTMGPNDAAHAFDIDVTGVQQLTLRVTDGGDGNDSDHADWADARLHTAAGSARR